From a single Sediminibacterium sp. KACHI17 genomic region:
- a CDS encoding oxidoreductase: MQIVEKKVIVVTGGSGLIGKSIITLLRREGAIVVNADINASNNLTNGELNCDVTDAESVHELIKQVLSLEGRIDGWVNNAYPRTNDWGKKFEDIPAVSWEKNVNLQMNSVFICSQAVLSVMKEQGFGSLVNISSIYGVVGPDFNVYEGSDMTMPAAYSAIKGGIINFSRYLASYYGKFGIRVNCVSPGGIYDRQPELFVQNYNQKVPMRRMGCPEDISPSVVFLLSDSASYITGHNLIIDGGWTAI; the protein is encoded by the coding sequence ATGCAAATAGTTGAAAAAAAGGTGATTGTCGTTACTGGTGGAAGTGGCCTTATTGGAAAAAGTATCATAACCTTATTAAGAAGAGAAGGGGCAATAGTTGTAAATGCTGATATTAACGCTTCTAATAACTTAACGAATGGAGAGCTGAATTGTGACGTTACTGATGCAGAATCAGTACATGAACTCATAAAACAGGTACTTTCACTTGAAGGTAGAATAGATGGTTGGGTTAATAATGCGTATCCGAGAACAAATGATTGGGGGAAAAAATTTGAAGATATACCTGCCGTATCATGGGAAAAGAATGTAAATCTCCAAATGAACAGTGTATTTATTTGTTCGCAAGCTGTTTTGTCTGTTATGAAGGAGCAAGGTTTTGGGTCTTTAGTTAATATATCTTCAATCTACGGTGTGGTGGGACCCGACTTTAATGTGTATGAAGGTAGTGATATGACCATGCCAGCCGCTTACTCGGCTATTAAAGGAGGTATTATAAATTTTTCACGATATCTTGCTTCTTACTATGGTAAATTCGGGATCCGTGTTAATTGTGTATCGCCTGGGGGAATTTATGACAGACAACCAGAACTATTTGTTCAAAATTATAATCAAAAAGTTCCCATGAGACGTATGGGGTGTCCTGAGGATATATCGCCTAGTGTAGTCTTCTTATTGAGTGACTCCGCATCGTATATTACAGGTCACAATTTGATTATTGACGGTGGTTGGACTGCAATTTGA
- a CDS encoding N-acetyl sugar amidotransferase: MSNKQKIFWCSNCLNMSTRPRISFDERGWCNACQWMEEKKTFDFSERQKELVDLLNKYRSKTNEFDCIVPVSGGKDGSYVAYNLKHKYGMNPLAVTVRPALALEIGDKNLLNFIKSGYNHIHLSPNPKVLDRLNKYGFIEKGFPYYGWLIAIHTAVIKTAINFKIPLLFYGEDGEIEYGGSTESKYRALYDIDYMRRVYLEGGHQKVFDRIKQDSDISESDLAFFKFPSEDQIAEVGLSFTHWSYFEPWDSYRNYVVAKENCGLIEKEDGNDDTFTNFAQNDQALYALHAYLMYLKFGFGRATQDAGIEIRRGAMTRDQAINLVRMYDNAYPAHLIDTYLDYYKMTKQEFDAVLDKYANKNLFEKVNGIWEPKFITGENFEI, translated from the coding sequence ATGAGTAATAAACAAAAAATTTTCTGGTGTAGCAATTGTCTTAATATGTCGACCAGACCTCGTATTTCATTTGATGAAAGAGGTTGGTGTAATGCTTGCCAATGGATGGAAGAAAAAAAGACATTTGATTTTTCGGAAAGGCAAAAAGAGTTAGTTGATTTACTTAATAAGTATAGATCAAAAACAAATGAATTTGATTGCATTGTACCTGTAAGCGGCGGGAAAGACGGTTCTTATGTGGCATATAATCTAAAGCATAAATATGGAATGAATCCACTAGCCGTAACAGTAAGACCAGCACTTGCATTAGAAATTGGGGATAAAAACTTACTCAATTTTATTAAGTCGGGTTATAATCATATTCACTTGAGTCCAAATCCCAAAGTTCTTGATAGACTAAACAAGTATGGTTTTATTGAGAAGGGATTTCCATACTACGGTTGGCTAATAGCTATCCATACGGCAGTCATCAAAACAGCTATAAATTTTAAAATACCCCTCCTTTTTTACGGAGAAGATGGTGAGATCGAGTATGGGGGTTCTACGGAAAGTAAATACCGGGCTTTGTATGATATCGATTATATGCGGAGAGTATACCTAGAAGGGGGACATCAAAAAGTATTTGACAGGATTAAACAAGACTCTGATATCTCGGAATCCGATCTGGCTTTTTTTAAGTTTCCTTCCGAAGACCAAATTGCAGAAGTAGGCCTTTCTTTTACTCATTGGTCATATTTTGAACCATGGGATTCTTATCGAAATTATGTGGTAGCCAAAGAAAACTGTGGTTTGATCGAAAAAGAAGATGGTAACGACGACACTTTCACCAATTTTGCTCAAAACGACCAAGCATTATATGCCTTACATGCTTATTTAATGTATTTGAAATTTGGTTTCGGCCGTGCTACTCAAGACGCAGGAATTGAAATAAGAAGAGGGGCTATGACTCGGGACCAAGCCATAAATCTTGTACGAATGTATGATAACGCTTATCCAGCACATCTTATTGATACTTATCTCGATTACTACAAAATGACAAAGCAGGAATTTGATGCTGTTTTAGATAAATATGCTAACAAAAACCTTTTTGAAAAGGTTAATGGCATATGGGAACCTAAGTTTATTACTGGAGAAAATTTTGAAATATGA
- a CDS encoding class I SAM-dependent methyltransferase — translation MYTEISKCRISESSHLITVLSLGEQYLTGVFPKNKEDKITKGPVELVWCPDSGLLQMKQSYSLDEMYGDNYGYRSGLNASMVAHLQQKIKTLEKLVSLSENDLVIDIGSNDATSLKAYSGKHKKVGIDPTGLKFKQYYTDEISLIPDFFTADKFHAKFPNTKAKIITSIAMFYDLERPLDFVNDIESCLDDEGIWHFEQSYMPSMLRTNSYDTICHEHLEFYSFKVVKNIVESCGLRVIDVQMNAINGGSFAVTVCKVNASYKSNTPLINWLLKQEEDMQLDTPIPYRQFEQRVFNHRKNLTDLIKALVADGKKVFGYGASTKGNVLLQFCGLTENEIPFIAEVNPDKFGTYTPGTLIPIISEKEAKSMNPDYFLVLPWHFKDNILSREKEYIANGGKFIFPLPEIEII, via the coding sequence ATGTATACAGAAATCTCAAAATGTCGCATTAGCGAAAGCTCACACTTGATAACAGTTTTGTCATTAGGGGAACAATATCTTACAGGTGTATTTCCTAAAAACAAAGAAGATAAAATTACAAAAGGACCCGTTGAGCTGGTTTGGTGTCCAGATAGTGGGCTGCTTCAAATGAAGCAATCATACAGCCTAGACGAGATGTATGGGGATAATTATGGCTATCGTTCAGGGCTTAATGCTTCTATGGTTGCTCACTTGCAACAAAAGATTAAAACACTTGAGAAACTTGTTAGCTTATCTGAAAATGATTTAGTTATTGATATAGGAAGCAATGATGCCACATCACTTAAGGCATATAGTGGTAAGCATAAAAAGGTAGGAATAGATCCTACAGGTCTTAAATTTAAGCAATATTATACGGATGAGATTAGTCTGATACCTGACTTTTTTACCGCAGATAAGTTTCATGCCAAGTTTCCAAACACGAAGGCGAAGATTATCACATCAATAGCTATGTTCTATGATTTAGAAAGACCACTAGACTTCGTAAATGATATTGAAAGTTGTCTAGATGATGAAGGTATTTGGCATTTTGAACAAAGCTATATGCCAAGTATGTTGAGAACTAATAGCTATGATACTATCTGTCATGAACATCTTGAGTTTTACTCATTCAAAGTTGTTAAAAATATTGTTGAGTCATGTGGATTGCGTGTTATTGATGTTCAGATGAATGCTATAAACGGTGGTAGTTTTGCTGTAACTGTATGTAAAGTTAATGCATCGTATAAGTCAAATACACCTCTCATCAATTGGCTTTTGAAGCAAGAAGAGGACATGCAACTAGATACTCCTATTCCATATAGACAGTTTGAACAGCGGGTATTTAACCATCGAAAAAATTTAACCGACTTGATTAAAGCACTTGTAGCAGATGGGAAAAAGGTATTTGGATATGGGGCTAGTACAAAAGGAAACGTATTGTTACAATTCTGTGGTCTTACCGAAAATGAAATCCCCTTTATTGCAGAAGTTAATCCTGATAAATTCGGCACTTATACTCCTGGTACATTAATTCCTATTATATCTGAAAAAGAAGCAAAATCTATGAATCCAGATTACTTTTTAGTACTTCCGTGGCATTTCAAAGACAATATTTTGTCAAGAGAAAAGGAATACATTGCAAACGGAGGCAAGTTTATTTTCCCACTTCCCGAGATTGAAATAATATAG
- a CDS encoding GDP-mannose 4,6-dehydratase yields the protein MNAIIFGASGQDGFYLQRLLSKKNINVIPVARSVNEGFITGNVGDTEFVFSLIRKYLPDYIFHLAAVSTTKHEHIFENNDAIQKGTINILEGTKLYNPKSRIFLSGSAMQFKNDGKAINESTPFEASSAYSVQRISSVYAGQYYRNFFGLKVYAGYLFNHDSPLRSEKHINQKISKMAKRIAAKVESKLIIGNLNVEKEFSFAGDIVEAMWTLVNQDSFYEAVLGSGISYPIRDWIDISFKLAGLNWQEYVQVDNSFVTEYSRLLSDPALIKSTGWLPKVDFYQLAEMMYNS from the coding sequence ATGAATGCTATTATTTTTGGGGCTTCAGGTCAAGATGGTTTTTACCTTCAAAGGCTATTAAGCAAAAAAAATATCAATGTAATACCAGTAGCAAGGAGTGTTAATGAAGGGTTTATTACAGGGAATGTAGGAGATACAGAATTTGTTTTTTCACTCATTAGGAAATATCTACCTGATTACATATTTCATTTGGCAGCGGTTTCGACCACGAAGCATGAACATATTTTTGAAAACAATGATGCCATTCAAAAAGGAACTATAAATATTCTAGAGGGAACTAAATTGTATAATCCTAAATCGAGAATATTTTTATCAGGTAGTGCTATGCAGTTTAAAAATGATGGTAAGGCTATTAATGAATCAACTCCTTTTGAAGCATCGAGTGCTTATTCTGTTCAGAGGATTTCATCTGTTTATGCAGGACAATATTACCGTAATTTTTTTGGGTTAAAAGTATATGCTGGGTACTTATTTAATCATGATAGCCCATTACGCTCCGAAAAGCATATCAATCAAAAGATTTCTAAGATGGCTAAGCGAATTGCAGCGAAGGTTGAGAGTAAATTAATAATAGGAAATCTAAATGTAGAGAAAGAATTTTCCTTTGCTGGAGATATAGTGGAAGCGATGTGGACTTTGGTTAACCAAGATAGTTTTTACGAAGCTGTTTTGGGTAGTGGTATTTCATACCCAATTCGTGACTGGATAGATATTTCTTTTAAGTTGGCTGGATTAAATTGGCAAGAGTACGTGCAGGTAGATAACTCATTTGTTACCGAATATTCTAGACTTTTAAGTGATCCTGCTCTCATTAAATCTACAGGTTGGTTGCCTAAAGTTGATTTTTATCAATTAGCTGAAATGATGTACAATTCTTAA
- a CDS encoding acylneuraminate cytidylyltransferase family protein yields MKILISICARGGSKGIPGKNIKNINGKALIAYTIEHARAFATLYDCDIALSTDSDEIKSTCASFGLTTSYMRPENISSDSAGKMETIKHLLLHEENVRGVKYDYILDLDVSSPLRNLKDLQEAFNAIQSDNEALNLFSVNKANRNPYFNMVEQQVNGYYSLVKKGDSVTRQSAPVVYDMNASFYFFRRVFFDVPEPKTISERAMVYIMPHICFDLDHPIDFDVMEYLMINNKLDFEL; encoded by the coding sequence TATTAATGGTAAAGCCTTGATTGCGTATACAATTGAACATGCAAGAGCTTTTGCCACATTATATGATTGTGATATAGCTCTTTCTACAGATAGCGATGAGATAAAATCAACCTGCGCTTCTTTCGGATTGACTACATCATATATGCGGCCAGAAAATATTTCATCTGATTCTGCCGGTAAAATGGAAACTATCAAACATCTTCTTTTACATGAAGAAAATGTAAGGGGTGTAAAGTATGATTATATTCTCGATCTTGATGTTTCATCTCCACTGCGAAATCTTAAAGATCTTCAAGAAGCATTTAATGCAATACAATCCGATAATGAAGCATTAAACCTTTTTTCTGTTAACAAAGCAAATCGAAATCCATATTTTAATATGGTTGAACAACAGGTAAATGGTTATTACTCGCTAGTAAAAAAAGGAGACTCGGTTACAAGACAATCAGCACCAGTTGTATATGACATGAATGCGTCATTCTATTTTTTCAGGCGAGTTTTCTTTGATGTGCCTGAGCCTAAAACTATAAGTGAACGTGCAATGGTATATATTATGCCGCATATATGTTTTGATCTTGATCATCCTATTGACTTTGATGTTATGGAATACTTGATGATAAACAATAAACTAGATTTCGAACTGTGA
- a CDS encoding Gfo/Idh/MocA family oxidoreductase, translating into MKVLIEGLGSIGRKHVDAILSLNPRADIYAIRTTKDAPIYRSVKNIYNYSELPSNIDFGIISNITSEHENSIIEMIKRRLPLFIEKPVISDVSGASKIQSLLDEYGLTTYVACNMRFHPAIKFLKKYLSESVVRINEVNIYCGSYLPEWRPNKDFRKIYSANVEMGGGVHLDLIHELDYCTWIFGFPISVIAEKRSVSSLKISSVDSAHFILKYPEYSTSIVLNYFRRDAKRTIEIVAEEFTIFVNLLSNSVVLSSSNIPLFKSDFNMVDTYKEQMKYFINDVLPSNTSINDFTNAIKVLTIANHANS; encoded by the coding sequence GTGAAAGTATTGATAGAAGGACTTGGGTCTATCGGAAGAAAACATGTAGATGCAATTCTGTCGCTTAATCCTAGAGCTGACATATATGCTATCCGGACTACAAAAGATGCTCCTATATATCGTAGTGTTAAAAATATTTACAATTATAGTGAGCTACCTTCTAATATTGATTTTGGAATAATTTCAAATATTACTAGTGAACATGAAAATTCCATAATTGAGATGATTAAAAGGCGTTTGCCGTTGTTTATTGAAAAACCCGTGATATCAGATGTATCTGGGGCAAGTAAAATTCAAAGTTTATTGGATGAGTATGGTCTAACAACTTATGTAGCATGTAACATGCGTTTTCACCCTGCGATTAAGTTTTTAAAAAAATATCTTTCCGAGTCAGTAGTACGTATCAATGAAGTTAATATATATTGTGGATCGTATCTTCCCGAATGGCGTCCTAATAAAGATTTTCGGAAAATTTACAGCGCGAATGTTGAAATGGGGGGAGGTGTACATCTTGATTTAATCCATGAATTGGATTATTGTACTTGGATTTTTGGATTTCCGATATCTGTTATTGCAGAAAAAAGATCGGTATCATCCCTTAAAATAAGTTCAGTTGATAGTGCACATTTTATTCTAAAGTATCCTGAATATTCTACAAGTATTGTGTTGAATTATTTTAGACGAGATGCAAAAAGAACAATTGAGATAGTAGCAGAAGAATTTACCATATTTGTAAATCTTTTAAGTAATAGTGTTGTGCTTTCTAGTAGTAATATTCCATTATTCAAATCTGACTTCAATATGGTAGATACTTATAAAGAGCAAATGAAATATTTTATAAATGATGTATTGCCATCTAACACATCAATAAATGATTTTACAAATGCCATTAAAGTTTTAACAATAGCTAATCATGCAAATAGTTGA
- the hisH gene encoding imidazole glycerol phosphate synthase subunit HisH, translating into MKIVVLDYGMGNLHSVTSTLRYLGVDEIIISAKYDDIKKADKLILPGVGAFGKAMDRIRSQQIDIMLKEVVQYGKKPLLGICLGMQLLGLSSTEDGVNAGLGFINGKVLRFNEENLAIPHVGFNQVFSHPNSKLYRGLDKASDFYFTHSYRMTSEVNINQSMCNYGSDFIASFEVDNIVGVQFHPELSQQNGLKLLKNFIDLL; encoded by the coding sequence ATGAAAATAGTTGTACTTGACTATGGAATGGGAAATTTGCATTCAGTTACAAGTACATTACGATACTTAGGAGTTGATGAAATAATTATATCCGCAAAATATGATGATATCAAGAAAGCAGATAAATTGATTCTTCCTGGGGTAGGAGCATTTGGTAAAGCTATGGATCGCATCAGAAGTCAACAAATAGATATAATGCTTAAAGAAGTTGTCCAGTATGGAAAAAAACCCTTGTTAGGTATTTGTCTTGGTATGCAGTTACTCGGATTGTCAAGTACTGAAGATGGTGTAAATGCAGGGTTAGGTTTTATAAATGGTAAAGTACTTCGTTTTAATGAAGAAAATTTAGCGATACCGCATGTTGGATTTAATCAGGTATTCAGTCATCCTAATTCAAAACTTTATCGAGGACTTGATAAAGCCTCTGATTTTTACTTTACACATAGTTATAGAATGACAAGTGAAGTGAATATTAATCAAAGTATGTGTAATTATGGCAGTGATTTTATTGCTAGTTTTGAAGTTGACAATATCGTTGGTGTGCAATTTCATCCAGAATTGAGTCAACAGAATGGATTAAAACTTTTGAAAAATTTTATTGATCTTTTATAA
- a CDS encoding glycosyltransferase family 2 protein produces MINTDLLSIVIPTRNRALYLRETLQNMLGGLEYNVEIVIVDGMSSDNTKEIVMDLKSNYLKMNYIQMTKAEGFDKELDLGVVSSKGTFVWVFSDDDIITGKNINEVVKVLQSDNKLDLLLVNAAIWDKELNTCLKNTFIEHPECESTDVDELFEKFVDYMSFIGGCILRKEYWLNADATRYFGTLFVHVGIIFSSNEVRWKWINEPMIKIRYGNASWSSKAQNIWMRKWPDLLMSFDSVSLPIRRNKVSFGAISIFKKLVFFKAINCYDENMDLDIEYIKNKVFAKVLMRLVTIMPQRFCFILSYVSASLQNKETMLYDLKISSK; encoded by the coding sequence ATGATAAATACTGATTTACTCAGCATAGTAATACCTACTAGAAATCGGGCGCTATATTTAAGGGAAACCTTGCAAAATATGCTTGGTGGGCTAGAATACAATGTAGAAATTGTAATTGTAGATGGTATGTCTTCTGATAATACTAAAGAAATTGTGATGGATTTGAAATCCAATTATCTTAAGATGAATTATATACAGATGACAAAAGCAGAAGGGTTTGATAAAGAGTTGGATTTAGGTGTAGTGTCGTCAAAAGGGACTTTCGTATGGGTTTTTTCTGACGATGATATTATTACAGGTAAAAATATAAACGAAGTAGTCAAAGTGCTACAAAGTGATAATAAACTTGACCTTCTTCTTGTAAATGCTGCAATTTGGGATAAAGAGTTGAATACTTGTCTTAAGAATACATTTATAGAGCATCCTGAATGTGAATCCACTGATGTTGATGAGTTGTTTGAAAAATTCGTTGATTATATGAGTTTTATAGGCGGGTGTATTCTTAGGAAAGAGTATTGGCTAAATGCTGATGCAACTAGATATTTTGGAACTCTTTTTGTACATGTTGGTATAATATTCAGTAGTAATGAAGTACGGTGGAAATGGATAAATGAACCAATGATTAAAATCCGTTACGGTAATGCTTCATGGTCTAGTAAGGCTCAAAATATTTGGATGAGAAAATGGCCGGACTTGTTAATGAGTTTTGATTCAGTATCCCTTCCTATACGTAGGAATAAAGTTTCTTTTGGGGCAATCTCTATATTTAAAAAGCTGGTTTTTTTTAAAGCGATTAACTGTTATGATGAAAATATGGATTTGGATATTGAATATATAAAAAATAAAGTCTTTGCGAAAGTGTTGATGCGATTAGTTACAATAATGCCACAGAGGTTTTGCTTTATTTTGTCATATGTCTCTGCGAGTTTACAGAATAAAGAAACGATGCTATATGATCTAAAGATAAGTAGTAAATGA
- a CDS encoding acyltransferase, giving the protein MKKLCKEKFRFFADDADFRPGAYAVGCSKIEIGRRVVIRPGCMLFGETVVPMDVSIIIEDDVMLGSGVHIYVNNHKYGSKDIPLIDQGYFPDEAVVLKRGCWIGANSIILPGVTIGVNSIVAAGAVVTKNVPDHVIVAGSPAKIIKEI; this is encoded by the coding sequence ATGAAAAAACTTTGTAAAGAAAAGTTTCGCTTTTTTGCTGATGATGCAGATTTTCGTCCAGGGGCATATGCGGTAGGATGTTCTAAAATTGAAATTGGAAGACGAGTGGTTATTAGGCCAGGATGCATGTTGTTCGGTGAAACAGTCGTGCCAATGGACGTTTCGATTATTATAGAAGATGATGTTATGCTTGGTTCAGGCGTACATATTTATGTTAATAATCATAAATATGGTAGCAAGGATATACCTCTAATTGATCAAGGTTATTTTCCAGATGAAGCTGTGGTTTTAAAAAGAGGATGCTGGATAGGCGCAAATAGCATTATCCTACCAGGAGTAACTATTGGAGTTAATAGTATTGTTGCAGCAGGTGCAGTCGTTACAAAAAATGTGCCGGATCATGTAATTGTTGCAGGCAGTCCGGCAAAAATAATCAAAGAAATTTAG
- a CDS encoding HisA/HisF-related TIM barrel protein translates to MLRKRIIFSLIYSDGIFNQSRNFRLQKVGNLTWLEKNYKFQKIAFSLDELIVINAGRGDKKVADFAAMLTELTNDIFIPLCAGGGIRTEADAELLFKSGADKIILNSLLVENIEVVKNITKNFGSQSVVASVDYKIINGLHQVFIADGNKQIDMLLGEYLQYLETLDIGEIYLNSIDKDGTGFGYDFETIIKYAGIINKPLIIAGGAGNSEHLINGLKINGVSAVATANLFNFIGDGLPNARKDIIERGENIARWDDYNLT, encoded by the coding sequence ATGCTCCGAAAAAGAATTATTTTCTCTCTTATCTATTCAGATGGGATTTTTAATCAAAGCCGAAACTTTCGTTTACAAAAAGTTGGGAATCTTACATGGCTGGAAAAAAATTACAAATTCCAGAAGATCGCTTTTTCATTGGATGAACTCATAGTTATTAATGCAGGTCGTGGTGATAAAAAAGTTGCTGATTTTGCAGCAATGCTTACTGAACTTACTAATGATATTTTTATACCACTGTGTGCAGGTGGAGGAATAAGAACTGAAGCAGATGCTGAGCTTTTATTTAAAAGCGGGGCAGATAAAATAATTTTGAATAGTTTACTCGTAGAAAATATTGAAGTTGTAAAAAATATAACAAAAAATTTTGGATCACAAAGTGTCGTAGCTTCAGTTGACTACAAGATTATAAATGGTCTTCATCAAGTTTTTATTGCAGACGGAAATAAACAAATCGATATGTTACTCGGTGAATACTTACAGTATTTAGAAACACTTGATATTGGAGAAATTTATCTAAATTCTATTGATAAGGATGGTACTGGATTTGGCTATGATTTTGAAACTATAATAAAATATGCAGGCATTATCAACAAACCGCTAATTATTGCAGGAGGTGCAGGTAATAGTGAACACTTGATTAACGGACTTAAAATAAATGGAGTAAGTGCAGTTGCAACTGCTAATTTGTTTAATTTTATAGGAGACGGCTTACCGAACGCTAGAAAAGATATTATCGAAAGAGGAGAAAATATTGCTAGATGGGATGATTATAACTTAACATAG
- a CDS encoding CDP-glycerol glycerophosphotransferase family protein: MNRNKRSKVTDGLHVSAEIVKKISEFLLSSGKNVSEEFAIEGVSFWIAAQPDLALHIFPPLLFKYTGNQYKIFHIKNWMKSIKYQFKEFKKIFSSHIDYSCSRSEKDIWLLLSTTDYIYRDTLQPLEDEILKSCPDIHVESYASMRKKKLHTYSLSEAGLIYKKYINYRREFKLKSDHFFKNDFNRLCSILPEISKINLYEAFYWFFNVFVQRNIINAIIAQYWFKYLKPKKIISGDVADPLNRIYTEVGKKAGISIIDLQFGIYDETSVEWMFCSATKIAVWGKYFSTLFEKVHYIDPDRLVVTGSPRFDYLVEEKQVGYSRNDSNANNRIQLLFASMYTSISDYDANYDVNSINAFKKIVIDTVKKFDKIHLVIKPHPLEDISWIADYDNENITILDKKSDIRKHILESDIFLTFGSTATFDALLRKKLILSADTPGLVWWDDIFLKYNASIPICSKAELISVLQNFINNRNIMLRENNSRISNFLSDKLFNNENKASLRVISLALNI, translated from the coding sequence ATGAATAGAAATAAGCGAAGTAAAGTAACTGATGGGTTACATGTGTCTGCTGAAATTGTAAAAAAAATTAGTGAATTTCTTTTATCTAGTGGGAAGAATGTATCCGAAGAATTTGCAATAGAAGGAGTCTCATTCTGGATTGCTGCACAACCAGATTTAGCGCTACATATTTTTCCGCCACTTCTATTTAAGTACACTGGTAATCAGTATAAAATATTTCATATTAAGAACTGGATGAAAAGTATTAAATATCAATTCAAGGAATTCAAAAAAATATTTTCATCTCATATTGATTATTCTTGCAGCAGAAGTGAAAAAGATATATGGCTACTTTTATCAACTACTGATTACATATATAGGGATACATTACAACCGCTTGAAGATGAAATTCTTAAGTCTTGTCCAGATATTCATGTAGAAAGTTATGCTTCAATGAGAAAAAAAAAATTACACACTTATTCTTTGTCTGAAGCAGGACTAATTTACAAAAAATATATTAACTATCGTCGTGAATTTAAACTTAAGAGTGATCACTTTTTCAAAAATGATTTTAATAGGTTATGTTCAATTCTTCCGGAGATATCAAAAATAAATCTTTATGAAGCCTTTTATTGGTTTTTCAACGTCTTTGTACAGCGAAATATAATTAATGCAATTATAGCTCAGTATTGGTTCAAATATTTAAAGCCAAAAAAAATCATTTCAGGCGATGTAGCAGATCCTCTGAATAGAATATATACTGAAGTAGGAAAAAAGGCGGGGATATCTATTATCGATTTACAATTTGGGATATATGATGAAACTTCCGTAGAATGGATGTTCTGCAGTGCGACCAAGATAGCTGTTTGGGGTAAGTATTTCTCTACATTATTTGAAAAGGTTCATTACATAGACCCGGACAGATTAGTAGTTACCGGAAGTCCCAGATTTGACTATCTGGTAGAAGAAAAACAGGTTGGATATTCGAGAAATGATAGTAATGCAAATAATAGAATACAACTTCTTTTCGCATCTATGTATACTTCTATAAGTGACTATGACGCTAATTACGATGTAAACTCGATTAATGCATTTAAAAAGATCGTAATTGATACTGTTAAAAAATTTGATAAAATTCATCTAGTAATTAAACCTCATCCTTTAGAGGATATTTCATGGATAGCGGATTATGACAATGAAAACATTACAATACTTGATAAAAAATCAGATATCAGAAAGCATATTCTTGAAAGTGATATTTTTTTAACTTTTGGAAGTACTGCAACTTTTGATGCTTTATTACGTAAAAAACTTATACTATCTGCAGATACTCCTGGGCTTGTTTGGTGGGACGATATTTTTTTAAAATATAATGCAAGCATACCAATTTGCTCAAAAGCTGAATTAATTAGTGTACTACAGAATTTTATAAATAATCGTAACATAATGTTACGTGAAAATAATTCTCGTATATCAAATTTTCTATCAGATAAGCTTTTCAATAATGAAAATAAAGCTTCGTTGAGAGTAATATCTCTGGCTTTGAATATTTGA